From the genome of Thermoflexus hugenholtzii, one region includes:
- the cas6 gene encoding CRISPR-associated endoribonuclease Cas6 translates to MRLKIALRFVRPGRLPWGYPEWLRGLAYTAMRRGLPQVAHRLHEEGWQGPEGRAYKPLTYSWLHGLRPDGSGLWAEGAVTWWVSSPIEAVVEALALGLLLEPEVALGPHPVQVERIEVVPAPALEGSMTCVTLSPITVSTGGRRADGRLVKRYLSPEEPGFASALAENLRRKAAAFYGQEIRGEVVIRPQPPYRSKLVRIHDTDIRGWMLRLTLEGDPRLLRLAYEAGLGEHTASGFGMIAIASGDGPGNTAGCRIRATRVWAIPSPKP, encoded by the coding sequence ATGCGTCTTAAGATCGCGCTGCGCTTCGTGCGTCCGGGCCGGTTGCCCTGGGGCTATCCGGAGTGGTTGCGGGGCCTGGCGTATACGGCGATGCGGCGGGGGTTGCCTCAGGTGGCCCATCGGCTTCATGAGGAGGGGTGGCAGGGCCCGGAGGGACGCGCCTACAAGCCCCTTACCTACTCGTGGTTGCATGGCCTGCGGCCGGATGGGAGCGGGCTATGGGCGGAGGGGGCGGTCACCTGGTGGGTCTCCTCGCCGATCGAAGCGGTGGTCGAGGCGCTGGCCCTGGGGCTGCTGCTGGAGCCGGAGGTGGCGCTGGGGCCGCATCCGGTGCAGGTGGAGCGCATTGAGGTGGTCCCGGCGCCTGCGCTGGAGGGGTCGATGACCTGCGTCACCCTGTCGCCCATCACGGTCTCCACAGGCGGGCGGCGGGCAGACGGGCGGCTGGTCAAGCGGTATCTTTCGCCGGAGGAGCCGGGCTTCGCGTCGGCGTTAGCGGAGAACCTGCGGCGGAAGGCGGCGGCTTTTTACGGGCAGGAGATCCGGGGGGAGGTCGTCATCCGACCGCAACCGCCCTATCGCTCCAAGCTCGTGCGGATCCACGACACCGACATTCGGGGGTGGATGCTGCGGCTGACGCTGGAGGGGGATCCGCGGCTGCTGCGCCTGGCCTACGAGGCCGGCCTCGGCGAACACACCGCCAGCGGCTTCGGGATGATCGCCATCGCGTCAGGAGATGGCCCCGGAAACACGGCTGGCTGCCGGATCCGCGCGACCCGGGTTTGGGCTATCCCATCACCTAAGCCATAA